The nucleotide sequence TCCGGCGATGGCGGACATGCACTCGGACGCGGCGCCATGCCCATGCCGGAGGTACTTGGCCAGCCCGAAGTCCGCCACGTGGGCCTCCATCCCTTCATCCAGCAGGATGTTGTTGGACTTGACGTCCCGGTGCAGGATCGTCGGCGAGCAGTCGTGGTGCAGGTAGCACAGCCCCATCGCCGCCTCCGTCGCCACCCGCAGCCGCGTCGCCCACGCCATCACGTTCCCGTCGCCACCTTCCCCATGCAGCACGTCCCCGAGGCTCCCCTTCGCCATGTACTCGTACACCAGCAGGTTGCTCTTCCCGTCGCCCGACGAGCAGAAGGCCAGCAGCCGCACGATGTGCCGGTGCCGGATCCGCCCCAGCGTCCGCACCTCCGCCCAGAACCCGccgtcgtccccgccgccgccccccgccgccgggATGCGCTTcaccgccaccgcctccccgcCGGGCATCGTGCCGCGGTACACCGTGCCGGCCCCGCCCCGCCCCACCACCTGGTTCTCCTTCACGCACTGCACCACGTCCGCCCACCCGAACGACACCTTCTGCTGGAACGCCGTCATCCGCCACCCGCCGCtgccccgctgccgccgcctccgcTGCATCGCCGACCGcgtcgtcgccaccgccgccgccgcgaacGCTACCGAGCACGCCAGcagccccagcgccgccgccaGTTTCAGCCGCCCCACCGACGACGTCGACGCGGGCTgcttgtcgccgccgccgtccggccAGAGCCGCGGCCCGGACATCGACGTCAGGTTGCACGGGTTGGACGACGCGATCGTCGTCCCGCACAGCCGCGGGTTGCCGGCGAACGACGTCGCGTTGAAGTAGGCGAACTGCCCGCTCTGCGGCACCACGCCCGACAGGTCGTTGTGGGAGAAGTCGGCGGCGGTCAGGCTCTTCATCCCGCTAATCTCCGCCGGGACGCCGCCCTCCAGCTTGTTCCACGACACGTTCAGGTAGTTGAGCACCTTGATCTCCGCCAGCCGCGCCCCCGGGATCCCGCCGGTAAGCTGGTTCACGCTCAGGTCCAGGAACGTCAGCGACGTGCACTCGCCGATCTCGCCGGGGACCTCGCCGGTCAGGTTGTTGCCGCTCAGGTCCAGCTTCAGCAGCCGCTTCAGCCGACCGACCTCACGCGGGATGCCGCCGGCGAGCTGGTTGCCGCTGAGGAGAAGCGTCTGCAGCGACGAGAAGCTGCCGATGGACGCCGGCAGCGAGCCGTTGAACCTGTTGCTCGACAGGTTCAGCAGCGACAGCATCTTTCTCTCCTTCGCCGGGGTGCTGTCGTCCTCTGGAAGATGGCCGGTGAGGTAGTTGCTCTGCAGCTCGACGGTGGTGAGCGCCGGCAGGTAGAGGAAGCCGCGCGGGAGCTCGCCGGTGAGGTAGTTGTTGCTGATGCGCACCCGCGTGAGCGTCGGGCAGTCGCCGAGCCCCTCCGGCACGGGACCGAAGAGGAAGTTGTTGAGGAGGATGAGGATCTGGAGCTGGCCGCGCGCGCACAGCCACCGCGGCACCTCCCCTGTGAGCCGGTTCGTCGACAGGTCCACCTCCTGCAGCGGCGCCGCGCGGCCGAGCGTCGCCGGGATGGAGCCCGTGAAGTTGTTCTGCCACAGCTTGAGCACCTGGAGGTGCTCAAGGTCGCCGAGAAACTCCGGGACGCCGCCACGGAAGCGGTTGATGAACATGTTGACGAGCCTGAGCTCCCGCAGCGCGGCGAGCTGCGGCGGGACCTCACCCGTGAGCGCGTTGTTGGAGACGTCGAGGAAGCGGAGCGCGGTGAGGTTGCCGAGCTCCGGCGGGATGGTGCCGTTGAGCTGGTTGGTCTGGAGGTAGAGCGTGTAGAGCCTGGTGAGCGCGCCGAGCGCCGGTGGAATGCCGCCCTGCAGGCCGCAGCTGGCGAGGTCGAGGTGGACGAGGCTGGCGAGCCGGCCAAGCTCGGCGGGTATGCCGCCGTCGAACTGGTTGAAGTAGCCGAGGAAGAGCTGGCGGAGCGCGGTGAGGTTGCCGAGCTCGGGAGGGATGGAGCCGGTGAGGCTGTTGCCGGCTACAGAGAGGAACTGGACGGCCTCCAGCGAGCCGAAGCTGCGCGGGATGGCGCCGGAGAAGAAGTTGCCGCCGAGGTCGAGGTGGACGAGCGTTTTGAGCGGCAGCTTACCGGCGTCCGGGAGCGGGCCGGCGAGGTCGTTGTCGTAGAGGTCGAGCACCTGGAGCGCGGGCAAGGCGGAGAGGTCGAGGCGCTGCAGGGTGCCGTTGAACTGGTTGTTGGAGAGGTTGAGGTGGCGGAGGTCGCTGAGCGCGGCGAGGGCGGGGGGTAGGTCGCCGGCGAGCgcgttgttggagagggagaggaagcgGAGGCCGGTGAGGTTGGCGACGGCCGGGGAGAGCGCGCCGGAGAGGTTGTGCGCGGAGAGGTCGAGCGAGACGACGGTGCCGCCGCGGCGGCCGTCGCAGGCGACGGCCGGCCAGGAGCGGCACAGGCCGGCGTGGTTAGCGATCGTCCAGGAGGCGTgcagcgccggcggcgaggaggtgaAGGAGCCCTTGATGGCGACCAGGGCGGCGGCCTGCTGCTGGCTCCAGTGGGAGTCGGAGTCGGGGTCGGGGCTGGAGGCCGTGGCGACGGCGAGGTGatcgaggcggcagagcaggacaagCACTAGTGCCAGCAGTGGGAGGACGGATGCCGCCATGCGGTGGATGGATGGAGGGAATGAtggctgctctgctctgctcttggGAGGGAGTGTGCGTAATGATGAAGACGACTGGGTGGGTGGCTAGCTAGCTCCAGCAGCTCAGGcctccatggatggatggatggatgctttTGCTTTCGCtgtgggaatggcaatggaaatggcgATGGGGTTTGGGTCTTTGGGCTTTGGCTTTGATCATAGGGTTTCATTTCATGCAGTGCAACGTTGCTTTCTCTTCTTTTGGAGGCGAAAGCAAAAGCAACCGAAAGCCATCGAGTGCTCTGTCTCTGTCCTTagtccctcactctctgctctggGAATGTTTCGGCTCAGTCttggtcagcagcagcagcagcagcactggATTTCGTGCTACAAGAATTAGTTAGTTAGTAGCTCAAAAATCAGCAACGTTTTTTTTGTTACTACTACACAAAAGATAGGACTACTTTTTAAGAGGGTTCACTAGTTACTTTTTTTTATTACATAATGATGTTTATTTTTAAACATGGTTGAAAACATCTACTTTGGCGCCCGATTACAATCGTCAACATGATCCTTTTGGGTGAACCCTGCTTTAAGGAGCAAAAGCTAACAAACGTGGGATATGTGATCCCTTGTTCCCACCAGATCTTACATCTTTTCTAGGGAATGCTTGTAACTTTTCTAAAAAATACTCCATTTTCCCTCTTCAATCCTCATTTAACGAATACTCTTCATATCCTATATACCTGAACCGTGGTGGAGCTGTGCACAGACAAAACTGTTGCCCAAAGCCATGACGAAAACACTAGGTGTGAGGGTAAATTTGGCCCAAGAGGTAAAATTTCCAGGCTCCCCCTCTAGCTTAGCCAAAACAAAACTTTTGCCCAAATCCATGATGAAAACACTAGGTGTGATGGTAAATTTGGACCAAGAGGTCAAATTTCCAGGCTCCACTCTAgcttagccgattctggcccgcccAACATACTCTCTGTAGTTCCACCATTGTAAGATTCACACATTTCTCTGATTCAGTCCAACTGACAAGCATGGTGAGGGAAGCCATCACCTTTCTATGCCCTCTTGTTGCGCTAGACATGTTGTTCGACCAATCCGTGATTGCTTCATCGCCCAAGTGGATGTGTTCATACTCTCGAGATAGTGCCACTCCTTTAACATTTCACATAAGCGCAACATGTACCGACACAAGTAGAAGACTACAATTTTCCACCCGGCTTTAGCCAAACAATAGGCAAGTGAAGAATGTAATTTTCGGAGGAGCATACACCTTCCAAATGATTTTATTCATGTTCGTGCGAGTAATGCCTAAAAATTGTGCATTGTGTGCCGATGCCACAAAATTTTTACCATCGTGTGTGCTTCCAAGTGACGGTGTCCTCGGTTGCCCACTCAAGATGGACATCTATAAGCTTGGCCCAAAGGAGGATGAATTGACACATGTGCTCCATGAAGGTGTCCATAAGCTTGATTTTCAAATCCATGTGTCCTGATCTCTCTTTTGCGATCAACAGGAGACCCGCTCCCAGTTCCATTTATCAAAGAAAAACAAAACCACCATACATAGTCTTAGCCAACACCAAAACAAGATAATTCTAAAGAAGAGAACTAAAAAGCTAGAGAAACATAAGCTCCACCATAGTTAAACGTAGCCAAGCTACAACTAAAAGGCATGCGTCGTCAACAGCAACACACCAGGGATATATTGCTCTAACTTGCCAGGGCCAAGTGCTCTTGTAGATTACAAAGAATTATTTGCGCAAGTCTTATTTTGAGATCTCACTAGACTCAATGTAGACAGCCCCACAATTCTTAAAAGAGACTATAGCATTTTGGCCCATATCTTGCAACTCAATGTGCTAAAAACCTAATCTAGAAGCATCACTACCAACAAACTTAGCCAGTTGATGTGGCTTTTTCCCCACAGGGTAGTCTTCTACACAGTAAGCACCTGACTTACTAATGTAACTCATCTTGTTTTTTTGGCACTGAGATTCATGATGGTTAGGATCATCACAATTGAAGCAAACCACATGGACATATTCAGTGAATTCTTCTCCATCCACAACATTATAAGATCCAGCATCTTTTTATCAATGTAGCAGGTTAGCAGATATCTTTTTCCTTTATCTTTCCTCAGTTGGGCACCCTGGTTTTGCCCTAGCCCCTCTGCTGACTTTTCACTAGATATTGATGCTGGGAAGGAGCAATCCACATATTGTTTGGGGGAAACGCTGAAGATGGAGGGTATTTGGTAAAAGGGCCTAGATACCCCCCCATTGTGaaatattttttttggaaaagAGGGTATCGCCCTCAGCCTCTGCATTGAGTGATGCACACAACCTTTTATTGATTGTTTCAAAGTTCATCATCCGAACACAATAACATTAACAAAAATACTGCCACACATGCTTATCCCAAGGCAAGTcaaaaaataaaaatgaagggagATGAGCCTTATGCATCACAAATCCTACTAATCGGCCGCCAACATAATTGTTGAACAAAACCCGAGAGACCATCTCTCATTGGTTGCACCCAACGACCATGGACGCCAGATCGTCCTCCTTGTGTAGTAACGACACAAATGGATCTAGATGTCGGGAACCTGCAAAAAATTGGAACTTTTGTTCTGTTAAAAATATAGCCATTTCGAGTATTCCAAATGTCCCAAAGTAAAGCACAAATTCCCACACAGATCTCAGACTTCAGCTTGGGATGTACCCCGACTAACCAGTTTCTGAACATATTCATACTACTCATTGGCGGAGGTAGATTAATAGCTATATTGATAGATCTCCATAATAGCTTGGCATGTGGGTAGTCAAGGAATAGATGTTGAATTGACTCATCATTACCACAGAAGCAACACTTAGTGCATCCTTGCCAATTCcctttttcagattttcttttgtTAGGATGACCTTGTGATCTAAGTACCACATGAAGAGTTTTATTTTCAACATGACTTCCATTTTCCATATATATTTGTGGTGGAAAGGTTGCCCATCATTGAAGAGGTATAAATAAATGGAGGGTAGTCAACTTTCAACGGAATGTGTTTTATTCTTATGAAGGTTAACCGTCATCAACCTTTCAACATGATTTAACCAGTTGGTCCATTTGTCCCTGATTAGTGGTCTTTGGAAGGCAACATTCAACGGTACCTAGCCTATCACAGAGGCAACAGAGACATCTATCCACTGCACGATATGATAGAGGCATGGGTATTGCAAGGCTAGTGGCAtgtccctgttggggaacgtagtaatttcaaaaaatttcccacgtacacgcaagatcatggtgatggcatagcaacgagaggggagagtgttgtccacgtaccctcgtagaccgtaagcggaagcgttagcacaacgcggttcatgtagtcgtacgtcttcacgatccgaccgatccaagtaccgaacgtacgacacctccgagttcagcacacgttcagctcaatgacgatccccgggctccgatccagcaaagcttcggggatgagttccgtcagcacgacgacgtggtgacgatgatgatgctctaccggcgcagagcttcgcctaaactccgcgacgatatgaccgaggtggaatatggtggaggggggcaccgcacacggctaaggaacgatccgtagatcaacttgtgtgttatggggtgcccccctgcccccgtatataaagaagggagggggaggtgcggccggcccccttggggtgcgcctggaggagtcctactcccaccgggagtaggactcccccctcttgccttggtggagaaggaaaggggggaggggaaagaggaaaggggggcgccgccccccccttccttgtcctattcggactagggggggagggggcgcgcggcctgccctggccggccctcctcttctccctcatggcccactaaggcccattaacccccgggagggttccggtaaccctccggtgttccggtaaaatcccgatttcacccagaacctttccgatgtccaaacataggcttccaatatatcaatctttatgtctcgaccatttcgagactcctcgtcatgtccgtgatcacatccagaactccgaacaaacttcggtacatcaaaaattataaactcataataaaactgtcatcgtaacgttaagcgtgcggaccctacgagttcgagaactatgtagacatgacctagaactattctcggtcaataaccaatagcggaacctggatgcccatattggttcctacatattctacgaagatctttatcggtcaaaccgcataacaacatacgttgttccctttgtcatcggtatgttacttgcccgagatttgatcgtcggtatccaatacctagttcaatctcgttaccggcaagtctctttactcgttccgtaatgcatcatcccgtaaccaactcatttggttacattgcttgcaaggcttataatgatgtgcattaccgagagggcccagagatacctctccgacaatcggagtgacaaaacctaatctcgaaatacgccaactcaacatgtaccttcggagacacctgtagtactcctttataatcacccagttacgttgtgacgtttggtagtacccaaagtgttcctccggtaaacgggagttgcataattctcatagttacaggaacatgtataagtcatgaagaaagcaa is from Triticum aestivum cultivar Chinese Spring chromosome 1B, IWGSC CS RefSeq v2.1, whole genome shotgun sequence and encodes:
- the LOC123150092 gene encoding leucine-rich repeat receptor-like serine/threonine-protein kinase BAM3, whose product is MAASVLPLLALVLVLLCRLDHLAVATASSPDPDSDSHWSQQQAAALVAIKGSFTSSPPALHASWTIANHAGLCRSWPAVACDGRRGGTVVSLDLSAHNLSGALSPAVANLTGLRFLSLSNNALAGDLPPALAALSDLRHLNLSNNQFNGTLQRLDLSALPALQVLDLYDNDLAGPLPDAGKLPLKTLVHLDLGGNFFSGAIPRSFGSLEAVQFLSVAGNSLTGSIPPELGNLTALRQLFLGYFNQFDGGIPAELGRLASLVHLDLASCGLQGGIPPALGALTRLYTLYLQTNQLNGTIPPELGNLTALRFLDVSNNALTGEVPPQLAALRELRLVNMFINRFRGGVPEFLGDLEHLQVLKLWQNNFTGSIPATLGRAAPLQEVDLSTNRLTGEVPRWLCARGQLQILILLNNFLFGPVPEGLGDCPTLTRVRISNNYLTGELPRGFLYLPALTTVELQSNYLTGHLPEDDSTPAKERKMLSLLNLSSNRFNGSLPASIGSFSSLQTLLLSGNQLAGGIPREVGRLKRLLKLDLSGNNLTGEVPGEIGECTSLTFLDLSVNQLTGGIPGARLAEIKVLNYLNVSWNKLEGGVPAEISGMKSLTAADFSHNDLSGVVPQSGQFAYFNATSFAGNPRLCGTTIASSNPCNLTSMSGPRLWPDGGGDKQPASTSSVGRLKLAAALGLLACSVAFAAAAVATTRSAMQRRRRQRGSGGWRMTAFQQKVSFGWADVVQCVKENQVVGRGGAGTVYRGTMPGGEAVAVKRIPAAGGGGGDDGGFWAEVRTLGRIRHRHIVRLLAFCSSGDGKSNLLVYEYMAKGSLGDVLHGEGGDGNVMAWATRLRVATEAAMGLCYLHHDCSPTILHRDVKSNNILLDEGMEAHVADFGLAKYLRHGHGAASECMSAIAGSYGYIAPEYAYTLKVDEKSDVYSFGVVLLELITGHRPVGPHLGDDGSLDLVQWVRARVDQGAGVEAVLDPRLGGDVPAWEAAQALFVGMLCVQEQSVERPTMREVVHMLQQAKLPPTPSLVRGRAMPMPAAASRVHDEDAAAGGGSDSECEGR